The following are from one region of the Nicotiana tabacum cultivar K326 chromosome 3, ASM71507v2, whole genome shotgun sequence genome:
- the LOC142176778 gene encoding uncharacterized protein LOC142176778 has product MNNSDREWMYARLLEDGFINPRFIIGVEEFVAFAKRHPECMDDEKLRCPCNHRKCRNKNILDEFTIMTHLGTYGFKLNYYRWYHHGESYMPHPTVLNDHQEETFGETINSQSHNAFLSMVFDVGGPSFDGNIEEEPNPSIQNLYNMLKASEQEIWPRNPHGHSQLSVVARLLNLKAKHCFPEKLYDELCQFISELMPSDNIMPDSFYSTKKLMRGLGLPVEKIDCCKNGCMIYWREDRELVNCKFCAHPRFKRSKYQQSKEKTNISYKKMYYFPLTPRLQRLYASNVIAKHMRWHFEHETDGVMRHHSDSPAWKNFHQTHQVLHLK; this is encoded by the coding sequence ATGAATAATTCTGATCGTGAGTGGATGTATGCTAGATTATTGGAAGATGGATTCATAAATCCTAGATTTATTATAGGGGTTGAGGAGTTTGTTGCATTTGCTAAAAGACATCCAGAATGCATGGATGATGAAAAGCTAAGATGTCCTTGTAATCATCGTAAGTgtcgaaataaaaatattttggatgAGTTTACAATTATGACACATCTTGGGACGTACGGCTTTAAACTGAATTATTATCGTTGGTATCACCATGGAGAAAGTTATATGCCACATCCAACTGTACTTAATGATCATCAAGAAGAAACTTTTGGTGAAACTATAAACTCTCAATCTCATAATGCATTTCTGTCTATGGTTTTTGATGTTGGTGGGCCTTCTTTTGATGGTAATATAGAAGAGGAACCAAATCCATCCATACAAAATCTTTATAATATGCTCAAAGCATCAGAACAGGAAATTTGGCCGAGAAACCCACACGGACATTCGCAGTTGTCTGTCGTTGCTCGACTTTTGAATCTAAAGGCAAAACATTGTTTTCCTGAAAAGTTGTACGATGAGTTATGTCAATTTATATCAGAACTAATGCCAAGTGATAACATAATGCCAGATAGCTTTTATAGTACCAAAAAGCTAATGCGAGGGTTGGGCTTACCAGTAGAGAAGATTGACTGTTGCAAAAATGGTTGTATGATTTATTGGCGTGAAGATAGAGAACTTGTTAATTGCAAGTTTTGTGCCCACCCTCGGTTCAAGAGATCAAAATATCAACAATCCAAGGAGAAAACTAATATTTCTTATAAGAAGATGTATTATTTTCCTTTAACTCCGCGTCTACAAAGGTTGTATGCATCGAATGTCATTGCAAAACATATGAGGTGGCATTTTGAGCATGAAACAGATGGTGTCATGCGTCATCACTCAGACTCTCCTGCTTGGAAGAATTTTCATCAAACACATCAAGTTTTGCATCTGAAGTGA
- the LOC107804678 gene encoding autophagy-related protein 101 isoform X1, producing MNCEIFQLKELDVDQFEIREVLRCIFHTIVFHRALGLVQPKEIDLELFDITYVQCGDVEVERKIDEKITQFIDRVEKHPNRKHQICLSFYEVRNKQATWFTNKVERHYWEHWYVNLSVAHHPKADSGKSHHPKVVNAGESASEERDAQRSGLESSLREVLFQIIKFGNEKKDHIPSVPNIEGASFPFEITISRFCFWDGNAQENAPDRASKHAQLIGSAVNGGWFSFSSWLVSKCPLIEIKMDMVIWSLQLHPGLLFL from the exons ATGAATTGTGAAATTTTCCAGCTGAAAGAACTG GATGTGGATCAATTTGAGATACGAGAAGTTCTACGAT GCATTTTTCATACAATCGTGTTCCATAGAGCATTAGGTTTGGTGCAGCCAAAGGAGATTGATTTGGAACTTTTTGACATTACATAT GTGCAGTGTGGTGATGTTGAAGTTGAGAGGAAAATTGATGAGAAGATTACCCAGTTCATTGATAGGGTGGAGAAGCACCCCAACCGGAAACACCAG ATCTGCTTGTCCTTCTATGAAGTAAGAAACAAACAGGCCACATGGTTCACAAACAAAGTTGAACGTCACTATTGGGAACACTGGTATGTAAATTTGAGTGTGGCTCATCATCCAAAAGCAGATTCTGGCAAGTCTCATCACCCCAAAGTTGTTAACGCGGGAG AGAGTGCATCTGAGGAGAGGGATGCTCAGCGCTCAGGACTGGAATCATCTCTTCGTGAAGTTCTGTTTCAGATCATCAAATTTGGAAATGAAAAGAAGGACCATATTCCCTCAGTACCAAATATTGAAGGTGCCTCGTTTCCCTTTGAAATCACTATCTCAAG ATTCTGCTTTTGGGATGGAAATGCTCAAGAGAATGCTCCAGACAGGGCATCCAAACATGCTCAGCTGATTGGCAGTGCCGTAAATGGGGGCtggttctctttttcttcttggtTGGTGAG CAAATGCCCTTTGATCGAAATCAAAATGGACATGGTCATCTGGAGTTTGCAGTTGCACCCTGGGCTCCTCTTCCTTTAG
- the LOC107804678 gene encoding autophagy-related protein 101 isoform X2, whose product MNCEIFQLKELDVDQFEIREVLRCIFHTIVFHRALGLVQPKEIDLELFDITYVQCGDVEVERKIDEKITQFIDRVEKHPNRKHQICLSFYEVRNKQATWFTNKVERHYWEHWYVNLSVAHHPKADSGKSHHPKVVNAGESASEERDAQRSGLESSLREVLFQIIKFGNEKKDHIPSVPNIEGASFPFEITISSSSDSAFGMEMLKRMLQTGHPNMLS is encoded by the exons ATGAATTGTGAAATTTTCCAGCTGAAAGAACTG GATGTGGATCAATTTGAGATACGAGAAGTTCTACGAT GCATTTTTCATACAATCGTGTTCCATAGAGCATTAGGTTTGGTGCAGCCAAAGGAGATTGATTTGGAACTTTTTGACATTACATAT GTGCAGTGTGGTGATGTTGAAGTTGAGAGGAAAATTGATGAGAAGATTACCCAGTTCATTGATAGGGTGGAGAAGCACCCCAACCGGAAACACCAG ATCTGCTTGTCCTTCTATGAAGTAAGAAACAAACAGGCCACATGGTTCACAAACAAAGTTGAACGTCACTATTGGGAACACTGGTATGTAAATTTGAGTGTGGCTCATCATCCAAAAGCAGATTCTGGCAAGTCTCATCACCCCAAAGTTGTTAACGCGGGAG AGAGTGCATCTGAGGAGAGGGATGCTCAGCGCTCAGGACTGGAATCATCTCTTCGTGAAGTTCTGTTTCAGATCATCAAATTTGGAAATGAAAAGAAGGACCATATTCCCTCAGTACCAAATATTGAAGGTGCCTCGTTTCCCTTTGAAATCACTATCTCAAG TTCATCAGATTCTGCTTTTGGGATGGAAATGCTCAAGAGAATGCTCCAGACAGGGCATCCAAACATGCTCAGCTGA
- the LOC107804678 gene encoding autophagy-related protein 101 isoform X3, producing the protein MLLVQCGDVEVERKIDEKITQFIDRVEKHPNRKHQICLSFYEVRNKQATWFTNKVERHYWEHWYVNLSVAHHPKADSGKSHHPKVVNAGESASEERDAQRSGLESSLREVLFQIIKFGNEKKDHIPSVPNIEGASFPFEITISRFCFWDGNAQENAPDRASKHAQLIGSAVNGGWFSFSSWLVRYNACHLMSNNVNILAKSCKWEASDD; encoded by the exons ATGCTCTTG GTGCAGTGTGGTGATGTTGAAGTTGAGAGGAAAATTGATGAGAAGATTACCCAGTTCATTGATAGGGTGGAGAAGCACCCCAACCGGAAACACCAG ATCTGCTTGTCCTTCTATGAAGTAAGAAACAAACAGGCCACATGGTTCACAAACAAAGTTGAACGTCACTATTGGGAACACTGGTATGTAAATTTGAGTGTGGCTCATCATCCAAAAGCAGATTCTGGCAAGTCTCATCACCCCAAAGTTGTTAACGCGGGAG AGAGTGCATCTGAGGAGAGGGATGCTCAGCGCTCAGGACTGGAATCATCTCTTCGTGAAGTTCTGTTTCAGATCATCAAATTTGGAAATGAAAAGAAGGACCATATTCCCTCAGTACCAAATATTGAAGGTGCCTCGTTTCCCTTTGAAATCACTATCTCAAG ATTCTGCTTTTGGGATGGAAATGCTCAAGAGAATGCTCCAGACAGGGCATCCAAACATGCTCAGCTGATTGGCAGTGCCGTAAATGGGGGCtggttctctttttcttcttggtTGGTGAGGTACAATGCTTGTCATCTGATGTCTAACAATGTGAATATTCTGGCCAAAAGTTGTAAATGGGAGGCTTCTGACGACTAA